A section of the Drosophila subobscura isolate 14011-0131.10 chromosome A, UCBerk_Dsub_1.0, whole genome shotgun sequence genome encodes:
- the LOC117894428 gene encoding UNC93-like protein, whose product MTGFTNGGFENDEPVKPKAGFEPDSASLREKVVLNPAEKWRILKNISIISIAFMVQFTAFQGTANLQSSINSKDGLGTVSLSAIYAALVVSCIFLPTLIIRKLTVKWTLVFSMLCYAPYIAFQLFPRFYTLVPAGILVGMGAAPMWASKATYLTQVGQVYAKITEQAVDAIIVRFFGFFFLAWQSAELWGNLISSLVLSSGAHGSSSSSNSTISEEDLQYCGANFCTTGANGHGNLERPPEDEIFEISMIYLSCIVAAVCIIAFFLDPLKRYGEKRKGSNSAAEISGLQLLSATFRQMKKPNLQLLIPITVFIGMEQAFIGADFTQAYVACALGVNKIGFVMICFGVVNALCSILFGSVMKYIGRTPIIVLGAVVHFTLITVELFWRPNPDNPIIFYAMSGLWGVGDAVWQTQINGLYGLLFRRNKEAAFSNYRLWESAGFVIAYAYATTLCTRMKLYILLAVLTLGCIGYVIVEILYRKKQRKVKKQEKLEAAEKEKEAAAAAAAALAAAEAGVDGVEETDDELDDLEEDIVVTRL is encoded by the exons ccgaAAGCTGGTTTCGAGCCCGACAGCGCCTCGCTGCGAGAGAAAGTTGTGCTGAATCCGGCCGAGAAATGGCGCATCTTAAAGAACATCTCGATCATCTCGATCGCCTTCATGGTGCAGTTTACAGCGTTTCAA GGCACAGCCAATCTGCAGTCATCGATCAACTCGAAGGATGGCCTGGGCACTGTCTCGCTGAGCGCGATCTATGCGGCCTTGGTGGTGTCGTGCATCTTCCTGCCCACCCTGATCATCCGCAAGCTGACCGTCAAGTGGACACTCGTCTTCAGCATGCTCTGCTATGCGCCCTACATTGCCTTCCAGCTCTTCCCGCGCTTCTACACCCTCGTGCCCGCCGGCATACTGGTGGGCATGGGTGCGGCGCCCATGTGGGCGTCCAAGGCGACCTACCTGACGCAGGTGGGACAAGTGTATGCCAAGATCACAGAACAGGCGGTCGATGCCATTATTGTGCGGTtctttggcttcttcttcCTGGCCTGGCAGTCCGCCGAGCTTTGGGGCAATCTGATCTCCAGCTTGG TTCTTTCCAGCGGTGCCCAcggatccagcagcagcagcaactcaaCAATCAGCGAGGAGGATCTGCAGTATTGCGGCGCCAACTTCTGCACCACCGGCGCCAATGGACACGGCAACCTGGAGCGTCCGCCAGAGGATGAGATCTTCGAGATCTCGATGATCTATCTGTCGTGCATCGTGGCCGCCGTCTGCATCATTGCCTTCTTCCTCGATCCCCTCAAGCGCTACGGAGAGAAGCGTAAGGGCTCCAACTCCGCCGCCGAGATCTCGGGCCTCCAACTGCTCTCGGCCACGTTCCGTCAGATGAAGAAGCCCAacctgcagctgctcatccCCATCACCGTCTTCATCGGCATGGAGCAGGCCTTCATTGGTGCCGACTTCACCCAGGCCTACGTGGCCTGCGCCCTGGGCGTCAACAAGATCGGCTTCGTGATGATCTGCTTCGGCGTTGTCAACGCCCTGTGCTCCATTCTGTTCGGATCTGTGATGAAGTACATTGGCCGCACGCCCATCATTGTCCTGGGAGCCGTGGTGCACTTCACTCTCATTACGGTGGAGCTCTTCTGGCGACCCAATCCCGACAATCCCATCATCTTTTACGCCATGTCCGGCCTGTGGGGCGTCGGCGATGCCGTCTGGCAGACCCAGATCAACGGCCTCTACGGGCTGCTCTTCCGCCGCAACAAGGAGGCGGCCTTCTCCAACTACCGCCTGTGGGAGTCCGCTGGCTTTGTGATTGCCTATGCCTATGCCACCACGCTGTGCACCCGCATGAAGCTGTACATTCTGCTGGCGGTGCTCACGCTGGGCTGCATTGGCTACGTCATCGTCGAGATTCTCTACAGGAAGAAG CAACGCAAGGTcaagaagcaggagaagctgGAGGCTgccgagaaggagaaggaggccgctgccgcggctgccgccgccctTGCCGCAGCCGAGGCCGGCGTCGACGGCGTCGAGGAGACCGACGACGAGTTGGATGATCTCGAAGAAGATATTGTAGTCACGCGCCTGTAA
- the LOC117894505 gene encoding dnaJ homolog subfamily C member 22, whose translation MGTKQTVSPKQVAGGNAKARAKPKSDTPPPSPADESPIKSKPNGRESKSRESPAEANTLPPQKSVVVAYVLWLFGGIFGLHHLYLHRDRHAFIWGCTLGGYMGIGWISELFLIPEYVRDANEDPRFVKAFVAKLQAFQRPPYSSKRFVGQVMIGHLFGQLFAMAIPQTVVAGLDLSFLHWAIPLFVSLGIWLVGNIGREQGVWWHCLLAAYLAYPARFLIYDETYSLLLTGLVSALTFDGISKQWRRTPPRRGRPVERSLKLTGAILIYCTFWGSFVYFNGTISDEDGGEVPIHEALHNFLASAWWTDLKQALHDTYNYAQHHGWYETWKEVFESMDVDGERNSYKVLGVSATASQAEITAAYRKLSKEYHPDKVKDEALRAEAHQRFIEVQQAYSVLSKIKSNRRRKNKQFQDDDAIVL comes from the coding sequence ATGGGAACCAAGCAGACTGTGTCGCCGAAGCAGGTGGCTGGTGGCAATGCCAAGGCCAGGGCAAAGCCAAAATCGGACACTCCACCGCCCTCGCCCGCTGATGAATCGCCGATCAAGAGCAAGCCAAATGGACGCGAGTCGAAGAGCCGCGAATCGCCAGCGGAGGCCAACACCCTGCCACCCCAGAAGTCGGTGGTCGTCGCGTACGTTCTGTGGCTGTTTGGAGGCATTTTCGGCCTGCATCATCTGTACCTGCACCGCGATCGCCACGCCTTCATTTGGGGTTGCACGCTGGGCGGCTACATGGGCATTGGCTGGATAAGTGAGCTCTTCCTGATACCCGAGTACGTGCGGGATGCCAACGAGGATCCGCGATTCGTGAAGGCGTTCGTGGCCAAGCTGCAGGCCTTTCAGCGCCCGCCGTACTCCTCCAAGCGCTTCGTGGGGCAGGTGATGATTGGCCACCTATTTGGACAGCTCTTCGCCATGGCCATACCGCAGACAGTGGTGGCTGGGCTCGACCTGTCCTTCCTGCACTGGGCCATTCCCCTCTTCGTGTCCCTGGGCATCTGGCTGGTGGGAAACATTGGCCGCGAGCAGGGCGTGTGGTGGCACTGCCTGCTGGCCGCCTATTTGGCCTATCCAGCGCGGTTCCTCATCTACGACGAGACCTACTCCCTGCTGCTGACGGGCCTGGTGTCCGCCCTCACGTTTGACGGCATCTCGAAGCAGTGGCGCAGAACGCCGCCACGTCGTGGACGACCCGTGGAGCGATCCCTGAAGCTGACGGGAGCCATTCTGATCTACTGCACCTTCTGGGGCAGCTTCGTCTACTTCAACGGCACCATTTCGGACGAGGATGGTGGCGAGGTGCCCATACACGAGGCCCTGCACAACTTCCTTGCCTCCGCCTGGTGGACGGATCTGAAGCAGGCCCTGCACGACACCTACAACTACGCCCAGCATCACGGCTGGTACGAGACCTGGAAGGAGGTATTCGAGAGCATGGACGTGGACGGCGAGCGCAACTCCTACAAAGTGCTGGGCGTCAGTGCCACCGCATCGCAGGCCGAAATCACGGCCGCCTATCGCAAGCTGTCCAAGGAGTACCATCCAGACAAGGTCAAAGACGAGGCACTGCGCGCCGAGGCCCACCAGCGCTTCATCGAGGTCCAGCAGGCCTACAGCGTGCTCAGCAAGATCAAGTCAAACCGCCGGCGTAAGAACAAGCAGTTCCAGGACGACGATGCAATTGTTCTCTAG
- the LOC117894712 gene encoding zinc finger C4H2 domain-containing protein, which produces MATSEISSSNERHYYAKLEAIKDIRDKTLALEKLKVRIIKEVKLSDDEEKCLEEYRKEMEHLLEEKMSHVEELRQIHADINDMENIIKQTKENQTRSFDMANRVYEEYLALKYQIDHMRRDYLGLSPLRDLHEEEGSPISKDRFQTNFLKVAAQSAAAAAAAAAASVAQPTSLARPHARHPLMPEATVTAMPPSASSGGGGSSSVSAGGGGGGGGPGHAFMPPAPPGAGGAGAAAAAAAAAVRLGKGDFSAPPPPPPPTNRLQQTPSIGIGHHPSFRSDFNVNLRQQPPPMKSCLSCHQQIHRNAPICPLCKAKSRSRNPKKPKKKNN; this is translated from the coding sequence ATGGCCACCAGCGAGATATCCAGCTCCAACGAGCGCCACTATTATGCCAAGTTAGAGGCCATCAAGGACATCAGGGACAAGACGCTGGCCCTCGAGAAGCTTAAGGTGCGCATCATCAAGGAGGTGAAGCTGAGCGACGACGAGGAGAAGTGCCTGGAGGAGTACCGCAAGGAAATGGAGCACCTGCTCGAAGAGAAGATGTCCCacgtggaggagctgcgccaGATCCACGCGGACATCAACGATATGGAGAACATCATCAAGCAGACAAAGGAGAACCAGACGCGCTCCTTCGACATGGCCAATCGCGTCTACGAGGAATACTTGGCTCTGAAGTACCAGATCGATCACATGCGGCGCGACTACCTTGGCCTCAGTCCGCTGCGCGACCTGCACGAGGAGGAGGGCAGCCCCATATCGAAGGATCGTTTTCAGACAAACTTCCTCAAGGTGGCCGCCCAGTCGgcggctgccgccgcagccgcagcagccgcctcgGTCGCACAACCCACGTCCCTGGCTCGACCACACGCTCGTCATCCCCTGATGCCCGAGGCCACGGTCACCGCCATGCCCCCCAGTGCATCGtccggtggcggtggcagcagctcagTCAGCgcaggcggcggtggtggtggtgggggacCCGGGCACGCCTTTATGCCGCCGGCACCGCCTGGAGCGGGCGGCGCtggggctgcagcagctgccgcagccgccgctgtGCGTCTGGGCAAAGGCGACTTCTCGGCcccgccgcctccacctccgcccACAAATCGTCTTCAGCAAACACCGTCGATTGGAATCGGGCACCATCCGTCGTTCCGTTCGGACTTCAACGTGAATCTCcgccagcagccgccgccgatgAAGTCGTGCCTGTCATGCCATCAGCAAATCCATCGAAATGCCCCCATCTGCCCGCTCTGCAAGGCCAAGTCGCGCTCCCGCAATCCCAAGAAGCCCAAGAAGAAGAACAACTAG